In one Mucilaginibacter sp. PAMB04168 genomic region, the following are encoded:
- a CDS encoding NPCBM/NEW2 domain-containing protein, translated as MKLTEYIKKLTVGRKLPATLGLVITINLGGLNQLHAQTIWIDQLDLSTATQGYGVPKKNKTVDGKTLTIAGKTYERGFGTHAESSLFIQLNGKALRFTAQVGMDDEVKGQQPASEFMVYGDGKRLWASGIMHLGDTAKSCAVSLAGVQKMELVVTDGGNGNYYDHADWVNARLEGAEGASFVTISPVAREPYILTPPPPATPRINGARVFGVRPGSPFQFMVPASGDRPMYFTASGLPKGLKIDRKTGIMTGRLSRPGTYQVTLVASNGRGKDEKKLRIVCGDHVALTPPMGWNSWNCFAGEVSAEKVKRAAAAMVSSGLINHGWTYINVDDFWQNHRDSKDQMLRGKLRDEAGNIQPNARFGDMKALADHIHGLGLKVGLYSSPGPWTCGGCAGSYGYEKQDAQSYARWGFDYLKYDWCSYGGVIDGMPDNDAYKISSLSYKGGNNLSTAIKPFDLMGKYLREQPRDIVFSLCQYGMSDVWKWGDSVGGTAWRTTNDITDTWVSVRNIALAQDKAAAWAKPGNWNDPDMLVIGTVGWGNPHPSKLRPDEQYLHFSLWSLFAAPLLIGCDMEKLDAFTLSLLTNDEVIAVNQDPLGKQATCVQTIGDLRIYVKQLEDGSKAVGFCNFGLQEINIKYHDFDKLGVTGRQQVRDLWRQKNIQSVVTGKDQLEIKVPVHGVLLYRFNQLF; from the coding sequence ATGAAACTGACAGAATATATCAAAAAGTTAACAGTTGGCCGCAAGCTGCCGGCTACGCTGGGTTTAGTTATCACCATTAATTTGGGGGGTCTGAACCAATTACATGCGCAAACTATCTGGATTGACCAACTCGATTTAAGTACTGCTACGCAGGGATATGGAGTACCTAAAAAAAACAAGACTGTTGACGGTAAAACGCTAACCATTGCCGGAAAGACCTACGAACGCGGGTTTGGCACACATGCAGAGAGTTCCTTATTTATTCAGCTCAATGGAAAGGCATTGAGGTTTACGGCACAAGTGGGTATGGATGATGAAGTTAAAGGTCAACAGCCGGCATCTGAGTTTATGGTATACGGCGATGGTAAAAGGCTTTGGGCTAGTGGGATAATGCATTTAGGCGATACTGCCAAGTCGTGCGCTGTATCGCTCGCCGGCGTTCAAAAGATGGAATTGGTTGTCACCGATGGCGGAAATGGTAATTACTACGATCATGCCGACTGGGTAAATGCCCGGCTTGAAGGTGCTGAAGGCGCCAGCTTTGTAACAATCAGCCCCGTTGCAAGAGAACCTTATATACTAACACCACCACCTCCTGCTACGCCAAGAATTAATGGGGCCCGCGTTTTCGGTGTTCGTCCCGGTTCCCCGTTTCAGTTTATGGTTCCTGCCAGTGGAGACCGGCCCATGTATTTTACAGCCAGTGGTTTACCCAAAGGGCTAAAGATAGATCGGAAGACAGGTATTATGACCGGCCGCCTCTCCCGGCCCGGTACGTACCAGGTTACGTTGGTTGCCAGCAATGGCAGGGGTAAGGATGAAAAAAAGCTGCGTATTGTTTGCGGTGATCATGTTGCACTAACACCCCCTATGGGTTGGAATAGCTGGAATTGCTTTGCCGGAGAGGTGTCGGCCGAAAAGGTAAAACGGGCAGCAGCAGCTATGGTGAGCAGTGGCCTGATCAATCATGGATGGACTTACATCAATGTAGATGATTTTTGGCAGAACCACCGTGATTCTAAAGACCAAATGTTACGTGGTAAGCTGCGTGATGAAGCCGGAAATATCCAGCCTAACGCCAGGTTTGGTGACATGAAAGCGCTGGCTGATCATATTCATGGGCTGGGGTTAAAAGTTGGTTTGTACTCCAGCCCTGGTCCATGGACTTGCGGAGGATGCGCCGGCAGTTACGGTTATGAAAAACAGGATGCACAGAGTTACGCCAGGTGGGGGTTCGATTACCTGAAATACGACTGGTGCAGCTACGGAGGAGTGATTGACGGAATGCCAGACAACGACGCTTACAAAATATCATCGCTGTCATATAAAGGCGGCAACAATCTATCCACAGCCATCAAGCCTTTTGATCTGATGGGTAAATATTTGCGCGAACAGCCGCGCGACATTGTCTTTAGCTTATGCCAGTACGGTATGTCTGATGTTTGGAAGTGGGGGGATTCGGTAGGTGGAACCGCTTGGCGCACAACCAATGATATAACGGATACCTGGGTAAGCGTCAGGAATATTGCACTGGCTCAGGATAAGGCAGCCGCATGGGCAAAACCAGGCAATTGGAACGACCCCGACATGTTGGTTATCGGCACAGTAGGATGGGGCAATCCGCATCCAAGTAAGCTCAGGCCCGACGAACAATACCTCCACTTTAGTCTTTGGAGTTTGTTTGCCGCCCCGCTTTTAATTGGCTGCGACATGGAAAAATTAGATGCCTTTACGCTTAGCTTACTCACCAATGACGAAGTAATTGCCGTTAATCAGGATCCATTGGGAAAGCAAGCCACCTGTGTTCAAACCATAGGCGATCTGCGTATTTACGTTAAACAATTAGAGGATGGCAGTAAGGCCGTAGGCTTTTGTAACTTCGGTTTGCAGGAGATTAATATTAAATATCACGACTTCGATAAGCTCGGGGTTACCGGCCGTCAACAGGTCCGTGATCTGTGGCGGCAAAAAAACATTCAATCTGTAGTTACCGGTAAGGATCAGCTTGAAATTAAGGTTCCTGTTCATGGAGTGCTTTTATACCGATTCAACCAGCTGTTTTAA
- a CDS encoding TIM-barrel domain-containing protein → MKRNIYLMLLGVLAFSNSFGQTVEKTRLGARVKVNNTWVEIQFYTPSIVRIIKSPEGEKVNKASLSVIKSPQQQALKFNQSAKMLSVKSAQLHVTLDIATGQLTFSKTAGNVLLQEKPSGSSFTTFNDAGISTYSVSQSFQLDKDESIYGLGQQQQGKMVQRNLKLNMVQGNTDDYIPFFQSLKGYGLFWDNYSPTVFQDTPESTSFKSDVGDCIDYYFMYGGNADGVIAGIRNLTGQALMFPLWTFGFWQSKERYKSQDEVLDVVKKYRQLGVPLDGIIQDWQYWGNNYLWNAMEFLNVEFNNPQKMVNEVHRMNAHMIISIWSSFGPQTKPYHDLDKMGALFNFSTWPQSGAEKWPPNLDYPSGVRVYDAYNPKARDVYWSYLNKGIFSLGMDGWWMDSTEPDHLDFKPHDLDSKTYLGSFRKVRNAYPLMTVGGVSEHQRAESSKKRVFILTRSAFAGQQRYGANTWSGDVTASWQALKNQISAGLNFSLCGIPYWNSDIGGFFLSRFRQRLNDPEYRELYVRWLEFGAFCPMMRSHGADAPREIYQFGKKGDEAYDAIEKYINLRYRLLPYIYSASWDVTSRQSSMMRALMMDFAADKKAIDINDEFMFGKSLLVAPVTEAMFVKPAVNGRDSLRKDDFTTVKAKQVYLPANVSWYDFWTGEKLVGGTRISKPVALDVMPLYVKAGSILPLGPKVQYAEEKRWDNLEMLIYPGADGNFTLYEDENDNYHYEEGKYSEIKFHWDDKRHQLLIADRKGSFTNMLDKRNFKIRVAPAMADGSANKERVVSYSGKAQVVKL, encoded by the coding sequence ATGAAAAGAAACATTTATTTGATGCTTTTGGGCGTTTTGGCGTTCAGCAATAGTTTCGGCCAAACGGTAGAGAAAACGCGCTTGGGCGCACGGGTAAAGGTGAACAATACTTGGGTTGAAATACAGTTTTACACCCCATCAATCGTCAGAATCATTAAAAGCCCCGAAGGTGAGAAGGTAAATAAAGCAAGTTTATCTGTAATCAAAAGCCCGCAGCAGCAAGCACTTAAGTTTAACCAGAGTGCAAAAATGCTTTCGGTTAAAAGCGCACAGCTCCATGTAACGTTGGATATTGCAACCGGTCAGTTAACTTTTTCAAAAACGGCAGGCAATGTGTTGCTGCAGGAAAAGCCTTCCGGAAGTTCTTTTACCACATTCAACGATGCCGGTATATCAACTTACTCGGTTTCTCAGTCATTTCAGTTAGACAAAGATGAGTCAATTTACGGATTAGGGCAGCAGCAACAGGGTAAAATGGTACAGCGCAACCTGAAACTGAATATGGTACAGGGCAACACAGACGATTATATTCCCTTCTTCCAGTCGTTGAAAGGGTATGGGCTTTTTTGGGATAATTACTCGCCCACCGTTTTTCAGGATACTCCTGAGAGCACTTCTTTTAAATCTGATGTTGGTGATTGCATTGATTACTACTTTATGTATGGTGGCAACGCCGATGGTGTTATTGCCGGCATCCGCAATTTAACTGGTCAGGCGCTCATGTTTCCGCTGTGGACTTTTGGCTTTTGGCAAAGTAAGGAGCGATATAAAAGCCAGGATGAAGTGCTTGACGTGGTTAAAAAGTACCGGCAATTAGGAGTACCCCTTGATGGCATTATACAAGACTGGCAGTATTGGGGTAATAATTATTTGTGGAACGCAATGGAGTTTTTAAATGTTGAGTTTAATAACCCTCAAAAAATGGTGAACGAGGTTCATCGCATGAACGCACACATGATTATTTCTATCTGGAGCTCTTTTGGTCCACAAACAAAGCCTTATCATGATCTGGATAAAATGGGCGCTCTTTTTAACTTTTCGACCTGGCCGCAGTCTGGTGCCGAAAAGTGGCCCCCCAATCTAGACTATCCTTCGGGCGTTAGGGTTTATGATGCATACAATCCAAAAGCTCGTGACGTTTACTGGAGCTATTTAAACAAAGGGATATTTTCGCTGGGTATGGATGGGTGGTGGATGGACTCCACAGAGCCGGATCACTTGGATTTTAAACCACATGACCTGGACAGCAAAACTTATTTAGGATCGTTCAGAAAAGTGCGGAATGCCTATCCCTTAATGACTGTTGGCGGTGTTTCTGAACACCAGCGTGCTGAGAGCTCTAAAAAGCGAGTGTTTATTCTTACGCGCTCAGCCTTTGCCGGGCAGCAACGTTACGGCGCCAATACCTGGTCTGGCGATGTTACTGCTTCCTGGCAGGCATTAAAAAATCAAATTTCGGCCGGATTGAACTTTTCCCTGTGCGGTATCCCTTACTGGAACTCCGACATTGGTGGCTTCTTCCTTTCACGCTTTCGCCAACGGCTAAACGATCCGGAGTACCGGGAGCTTTATGTGAGGTGGCTCGAGTTTGGAGCGTTCTGCCCGATGATGCGCTCACACGGCGCGGATGCACCACGCGAGATCTATCAATTTGGTAAAAAAGGAGATGAGGCATACGATGCCATCGAAAAGTACATTAACCTGCGCTACCGCCTGCTGCCTTATATATATTCTGCCTCTTGGGATGTAACCTCGCGCCAGTCTAGCATGATGCGGGCACTGATGATGGATTTTGCAGCAGATAAAAAAGCCATAGATATTAATGATGAGTTTATGTTTGGTAAATCTTTGTTGGTGGCACCGGTTACCGAAGCCATGTTTGTAAAACCTGCTGTAAACGGTCGGGACAGTTTGCGTAAGGATGATTTTACCACTGTTAAAGCCAAGCAGGTATATCTGCCTGCAAATGTGTCTTGGTACGACTTCTGGACGGGCGAAAAACTGGTTGGCGGCACACGTATCAGTAAGCCGGTAGCGCTGGATGTAATGCCCTTATATGTAAAGGCGGGAAGTATCTTACCACTCGGCCCCAAAGTGCAATACGCTGAAGAAAAAAGGTGGGATAATTTAGAGATGTTAATTTACCCGGGTGCCGACGGCAACTTTACGCTTTATGAGGATGAGAATGACAACTACCATTATGAAGAAGGAAAGTATTCAGAAATTAAGTTTCATTGGGACGATAAGAGGCATCAACTTTTAATTGCTGACCGGAAAGGCTCGTTTACCAACATGCTTGATAAGCGAAACTTTAAAATACGTGTTGCGCCGGCAATGGCCGATGGCTCTGCCAACAAAGAGCGAGTTGTAAGTTACAGCGGTAAAGCGCAGGTAGTAAAATTATAG
- a CDS encoding glycoside hydrolase family 43 protein has product MKVLHFKLLLPALILGLVGKAQNPVIQTKYTADPAPMVYHDTVYLYTSHDEDDAPPGQGKFLMRNWLCYTSTDMVNWTDQGEVASLKNFKWADKALTGWGGFDNGAWAPQTVERNGKFYMYCPVQGRGIGVLVSNSPLGPFKDPIGGPLIGGKFDSIDPTVLIDDDGQAYLYWGNPNLWYVKLNQDMISLAGEIIKDSSVAKRTGQPDPFHYQEGPWAYKLNGSYYMAYASTCCPEGIGYAMSKSATGPWEFKGYIMKPDKRSTGNHPGIIAYKGKSYVFGFNYRLNFMQTTQHHERRSVCVAELKYNPDGTIIELPWWQEEGVAQIGTLNPFVRNEAETIAWEKGVGTERDSLAGMFVTGIDSNDYIQVRGVNFTRSAKSFNASVSSAYTGGTIEIRLDSLEGKPIGTCVIKGNGSSNKWLTKSCKITAAKGVHDLYFVFKGGGKQLFNLNWWKFN; this is encoded by the coding sequence ATGAAGGTATTACATTTCAAATTATTACTGCCCGCTTTAATTTTAGGATTAGTAGGTAAGGCGCAAAACCCAGTTATACAAACTAAGTATACGGCTGATCCTGCACCGATGGTCTATCACGACACTGTGTATCTTTATACCAGCCATGATGAGGATGACGCCCCTCCGGGCCAGGGTAAATTTTTAATGCGCAATTGGTTGTGCTATACATCTACTGATATGGTTAACTGGACCGACCAGGGTGAAGTTGCCTCTCTCAAAAATTTTAAATGGGCCGATAAGGCTTTAACTGGTTGGGGTGGGTTTGATAATGGTGCATGGGCTCCGCAAACTGTTGAGCGTAACGGTAAATTTTACATGTACTGCCCGGTACAGGGAAGGGGTATTGGCGTGCTGGTATCCAATAGCCCTTTAGGTCCTTTTAAAGACCCTATAGGTGGTCCTTTAATTGGGGGGAAATTTGATAGTATTGATCCTACAGTTCTTATTGATGATGATGGCCAGGCTTATCTATACTGGGGAAATCCCAACCTGTGGTATGTAAAACTTAACCAGGATATGATTTCCTTAGCAGGTGAGATCATAAAAGACAGTTCTGTTGCAAAACGGACTGGCCAGCCTGACCCTTTCCATTATCAGGAAGGACCGTGGGCATACAAGCTTAATGGCTCTTATTATATGGCCTATGCCTCTACTTGTTGTCCGGAGGGTATTGGTTATGCTATGAGTAAAAGCGCCACCGGCCCATGGGAGTTCAAGGGCTATATCATGAAGCCCGATAAGAGGTCAACGGGCAATCATCCTGGCATTATTGCGTACAAAGGCAAATCTTACGTTTTTGGTTTTAATTACCGTTTAAACTTTATGCAAACCACTCAGCATCACGAGAGGCGCTCGGTTTGCGTGGCTGAGTTGAAGTATAACCCCGACGGTACTATTATTGAATTGCCATGGTGGCAAGAGGAAGGTGTAGCACAAATTGGCACTTTAAATCCTTTTGTACGAAACGAGGCCGAAACCATTGCCTGGGAAAAGGGTGTAGGAACAGAACGCGACAGCTTGGCAGGAATGTTTGTGACCGGTATAGACAGCAACGACTATATTCAGGTTCGTGGTGTAAACTTTACCAGGAGCGCAAAATCATTTAACGCGAGCGTTTCTTCTGCTTATACCGGCGGCACTATTGAGATCCGTTTAGATAGTCTTGAAGGAAAGCCAATAGGAACTTGTGTTATCAAGGGTAACGGCAGTTCAAATAAATGGCTTACTAAATCTTGTAAAATTACCGCTGCTAAAGGTGTACACGATCTCTATTTCGTTTTTAAAGGCGGCGGCAAACAGTTGTTTAATTTAAACTGGTGGAAGTTTAATTAA
- a CDS encoding glycoside hydrolase family 97 catalytic domain-containing protein produces MKFVTQVIRLSILLIMSHALVQAQVLNASSPNRKINVRLLQRAGKSTNELYLQVIYKSGKQEVEAIPEIALGLTRSDQDFSKSLKILHISKPKLIKEKYAALHGKKSVCENSAYEIKVSLENSSKSKINVIVRAYNDGVAFRYEFPGKQGTFQILDEQTTYTIPRETKRWMEKWNPANEGLYTAMSAEKVQKQEWSYPALFQTKDTNCWFLLHEADLDDSYCGTKLNNLQDSDRYKLSFPNPRDGRGQGASNPTITLPWVSPWRVVLMGALPDVVASTLVDDVSAPSIVKETGWIKPGLVSWNYWSSNHGTKDFKTVKAFADLAAEMNWPYTLLDWEWDAMTNGGNVEDAAKYILSKGVKPLIWYNSGGNHTWVAATPKDRMLTHENRKVEFAKLKKMGFAGVKIDFFESEKQDMIRYYLDILKDAAAYQMMVYFHGCLVPRGWSRTYPHLMTYEAVRGAEWYNNGPEFTMTAPEHNTILPFTRNVVGPMDYTPVTFTNSQFPHTTSYGHELALSVVFESGFQHLADRPDGYHDLPDAAKTFLKKVPNAWDETRLIDGYPGKYVIIARRKGTAWYVGAINAENREMNQTVHLPFLQSESNYSCTLITDGEHDKSFKTQFSKVNHSSTLAVKILRRGGFVAVFTPDSN; encoded by the coding sequence ATGAAGTTTGTTACTCAGGTTATCCGACTAAGTATTTTGCTGATAATGAGCCACGCATTGGTGCAGGCGCAGGTTTTAAACGCAAGTTCGCCTAATCGTAAAATAAATGTACGGCTACTTCAACGGGCAGGTAAAAGTACTAATGAGTTGTACTTGCAGGTTATTTATAAATCCGGTAAGCAGGAAGTAGAGGCTATTCCTGAAATAGCGTTAGGGCTCACAAGGAGCGATCAAGACTTTTCAAAAAGCCTTAAAATTCTTCATATAAGCAAGCCTAAACTGATTAAGGAAAAATATGCTGCTTTACACGGCAAGAAGTCTGTTTGCGAAAATTCAGCATACGAGATTAAAGTGAGCCTCGAAAACTCATCTAAGTCGAAAATTAATGTCATAGTCAGGGCTTATAATGATGGGGTAGCTTTCCGTTATGAATTTCCGGGCAAACAGGGCACCTTTCAAATTTTGGATGAACAGACAACTTATACCATACCCCGCGAGACCAAGCGGTGGATGGAAAAATGGAATCCGGCTAACGAAGGCCTGTATACTGCCATGAGTGCTGAAAAAGTACAAAAACAGGAATGGAGCTATCCGGCACTTTTTCAAACTAAAGATACTAACTGCTGGTTTTTGCTGCACGAAGCGGACCTGGACGACAGCTATTGCGGTACAAAATTAAATAATTTGCAGGATAGCGACCGCTATAAATTAAGCTTCCCAAACCCGCGGGACGGCAGGGGGCAGGGGGCCTCTAATCCAACTATCACGCTCCCCTGGGTATCGCCTTGGCGGGTAGTTTTGATGGGTGCCCTGCCAGATGTGGTAGCATCCACATTAGTTGATGATGTATCGGCACCATCCATAGTAAAAGAAACCGGCTGGATAAAGCCCGGCCTGGTATCCTGGAACTATTGGTCAAGCAATCACGGAACCAAAGATTTTAAAACCGTTAAAGCATTTGCTGACCTTGCCGCTGAAATGAACTGGCCGTATACCCTGCTAGATTGGGAATGGGATGCCATGACCAATGGCGGCAATGTGGAAGACGCCGCAAAATACATACTGTCTAAAGGAGTTAAGCCACTAATTTGGTATAACTCAGGAGGAAACCACACGTGGGTGGCTGCCACCCCTAAAGACCGTATGCTTACACACGAGAATCGGAAAGTTGAATTTGCCAAGCTCAAAAAGATGGGTTTTGCAGGTGTGAAGATTGATTTTTTTGAAAGCGAAAAGCAGGATATGATCCGGTACTACCTGGATATTTTGAAAGATGCCGCCGCTTACCAGATGATGGTTTATTTTCATGGTTGTCTGGTACCACGGGGTTGGTCAAGAACCTATCCGCATTTAATGACATATGAAGCAGTAAGAGGTGCAGAATGGTATAACAATGGCCCCGAGTTTACCATGACCGCCCCTGAGCATAACACCATACTGCCTTTTACACGGAATGTGGTTGGACCTATGGATTATACTCCGGTCACGTTTACCAATTCTCAGTTTCCGCATACTACCTCTTATGGGCATGAGTTAGCACTTTCTGTAGTGTTTGAATCCGGATTTCAGCACCTGGCCGATCGCCCAGACGGATACCATGATTTGCCCGATGCTGCTAAGACATTTCTTAAAAAAGTTCCCAACGCCTGGGATGAAACCCGGCTAATTGACGGCTATCCGGGTAAGTATGTAATAATTGCCCGCCGTAAAGGTACTGCCTGGTATGTGGGTGCAATTAATGCAGAGAACAGAGAAATGAATCAGACGGTTCACTTGCCGTTTTTGCAAAGTGAATCCAACTATTCTTGCACTTTAATAACCGATGGGGAACACGATAAGAGTTTTAAAACGCAGTTTTCGAAGGTAAATCATTCCAGTACTCTTGCGGTTAAAATCCTCCGTCGCGGAGGTTTTGTTGCAGTTTTTACACCGGATAGTAATTGA
- a CDS encoding TIM-barrel domain-containing protein, producing the protein MKAISIFLIILLPALVFAQGYKRHMVQADRVSIELSKGVLELIPLSEKAIRVQWHKNGIREAQEIILINKIPVPKFMVTSTLGQLKVSTRSLQVVFSKNNGALTFADSNGKAFLQEKAGSRTLRADSVSGEDCFVAEQSFLSTNGEALFGLGQFQDGNFNLRNVSRKLTQVNTQIAIPFLYSSKNYGILWHQYGLTYFNPADSAVALVASNTIATGKKADAEVTTTAGTQRVSQQQAVYRGEFKIGRNGNYLFLLDLGDMDNRHLVVIDGVAQIDQSNLWLPPSAGKLMYLNAGVHTVQIVCKATNKPKLTWKPADNLTTFRSPNAKALDYVIFRGNNADEVIGNYRKLSGEVPMLPLWAYGFWQCRERYTSGNHLVETIIEFRKRNLPVDVIVQDWQYWGKYGWGVPKFDEANYPDPKGFIEHLHDLNAHFSVSVWENLDKRSDVAKPYIVKNLYIPNSPWIDIFNPETQKVHWNALDTNLFANGVDSWWMDATEPENDALTGKQTYLGPGNFYRLTYPLFVSKAVYEGQRRSDPQKRVAILTRSAFAGQQRYGTINWSGDIGWSWDTYKRQIVAGLNYNMTGMPYWTTDIGGFFRPGRSQYTDPQYHDLLTRWFQWGTFNPIFRVHGYQSETEPWKYGEAVEKNMKKMLVLRYQLLPYIYSSAWQVSANGSTLMRPLVMDFATDQKAVERRYEYLFGKSMLVAPVTEAGIKELEVYLPQSTIWYDWWSEKQYNGGQVIKTDAPQDKIPVFIKAGAIIPVGPPMQYTKEKTADTLEIRIYSGANGTFELYEDEGDNYNYEKGKFNLIPFSWNNTTKILTIGPSAGKPFPGKLKARIFNIVLINGKSKADAHNSKQLRYNGVRLTTKVE; encoded by the coding sequence ATGAAAGCTATTTCCATTTTTTTGATCATCCTGCTGCCTGCCCTTGTATTTGCCCAAGGCTATAAAAGGCATATGGTACAGGCCGACCGGGTTTCGATTGAACTTTCAAAAGGTGTGTTGGAGCTTATTCCGTTATCAGAAAAAGCCATTCGCGTGCAATGGCATAAGAACGGCATCAGGGAAGCGCAAGAAATTATTTTAATCAATAAGATTCCGGTGCCAAAATTCATGGTCACATCAACCTTAGGCCAGTTAAAAGTTAGTACCCGTTCGCTTCAGGTTGTTTTTTCAAAAAATAATGGGGCGCTTACCTTTGCTGACAGTAATGGAAAAGCTTTTTTGCAGGAAAAAGCAGGCAGCCGAACACTTAGGGCTGATAGCGTATCGGGCGAAGATTGCTTTGTGGCCGAACAGAGTTTCCTTTCCACCAACGGTGAAGCTTTATTTGGACTCGGGCAATTTCAAGACGGCAATTTTAATCTCCGCAATGTGAGCCGTAAACTTACTCAGGTAAACACCCAAATAGCAATACCTTTTTTGTATTCGAGTAAAAACTACGGAATTCTTTGGCACCAGTACGGTTTAACGTATTTCAATCCGGCAGACAGTGCAGTTGCTCTCGTTGCAAGTAATACTATAGCCACTGGGAAAAAAGCAGATGCAGAAGTGACCACAACGGCCGGTACTCAACGTGTGTCGCAACAACAAGCCGTTTACCGTGGGGAATTTAAGATTGGCCGCAACGGTAACTATTTATTTCTGTTAGATTTAGGGGATATGGATAACCGACACTTGGTTGTTATTGATGGCGTAGCACAAATTGATCAGTCCAATTTATGGCTTCCGCCCTCAGCTGGTAAGCTTATGTACCTGAATGCTGGGGTACATACCGTTCAAATCGTCTGCAAAGCAACCAATAAACCTAAGTTGACATGGAAGCCGGCTGATAACCTGACCACTTTCCGTTCGCCTAATGCCAAAGCGCTGGACTATGTGATTTTTCGAGGTAATAATGCAGATGAAGTGATCGGAAACTACCGTAAGCTATCAGGCGAAGTGCCAATGCTTCCGTTATGGGCCTACGGCTTTTGGCAATGTCGTGAGCGGTATACATCCGGCAATCATTTGGTGGAAACTATAATAGAATTCAGAAAAAGGAATTTGCCTGTAGATGTAATTGTTCAGGACTGGCAGTACTGGGGCAAGTATGGCTGGGGAGTACCGAAATTTGATGAAGCGAATTACCCCGACCCTAAAGGTTTCATTGAGCATTTACATGATTTGAACGCACATTTTTCTGTGTCTGTTTGGGAAAACTTAGATAAGCGGTCTGATGTGGCCAAACCTTATATTGTGAAAAACCTGTACATTCCGAATAGCCCTTGGATAGACATCTTTAATCCGGAGACGCAAAAGGTACACTGGAATGCACTTGATACCAACTTGTTTGCCAACGGCGTGGACTCGTGGTGGATGGATGCGACCGAGCCTGAAAATGATGCGCTCACAGGTAAGCAAACTTATTTAGGGCCGGGTAATTTTTACCGGCTAACTTATCCTCTTTTTGTAAGTAAAGCCGTTTATGAAGGGCAGCGCCGTTCAGACCCTCAAAAACGGGTAGCTATTCTTACCCGCTCTGCCTTTGCTGGTCAGCAGCGCTATGGCACCATCAACTGGTCTGGCGATATCGGTTGGAGCTGGGATACCTACAAACGCCAGATTGTGGCCGGGCTAAATTACAACATGACGGGCATGCCTTACTGGACAACCGATATTGGCGGTTTTTTTAGACCGGGACGCTCGCAGTACACCGATCCGCAATATCATGATCTGCTTACACGCTGGTTTCAGTGGGGCACTTTCAACCCTATTTTTAGGGTACACGGATACCAGTCTGAAACAGAACCCTGGAAATATGGTGAAGCCGTTGAAAAAAACATGAAAAAGATGCTCGTTCTGCGTTACCAGTTGTTGCCTTACATCTACTCGTCTGCCTGGCAGGTATCTGCAAATGGTTCTACGCTCATGCGTCCCCTGGTAATGGATTTTGCAACCGATCAAAAGGCTGTTGAACGGCGATACGAATACCTGTTTGGCAAGTCAATGTTGGTTGCTCCGGTAACCGAAGCCGGTATTAAGGAGTTAGAAGTGTATCTGCCCCAATCTACTATTTGGTATGACTGGTGGAGCGAGAAGCAGTATAATGGCGGGCAAGTCATCAAAACCGATGCTCCGCAGGATAAAATACCTGTATTTATAAAAGCAGGTGCCATCATTCCGGTAGGTCCGCCTATGCAATATACCAAAGAAAAGACTGCGGATACGCTGGAGATCCGCATTTACAGCGGTGCGAACGGTACGTTTGAATTATATGAGGATGAGGGCGACAACTATAACTATGAAAAAGGGAAATTTAACCTAATTCCATTTAGCTGGAACAACACCACAAAAATCCTGACTATAGGTCCATCAGCCGGAAAGCCTTTCCCCGGAAAGTTGAAGGCCAGAATTTTTAACATTGTGTTGATAAATGGCAAAAGCAAGGCAGATGCGCATAATAGCAAGCAATTGCGCTATAATGGTGTACGGCTAACAACTAAAGTAGAGTAA